One Bacteroidota bacterium DNA segment encodes these proteins:
- a CDS encoding aminotransferase class I/II-fold pyridoxal phosphate-dependent enzyme, whose translation MKPETSAIRTQVNRTAENEHSVPLFLTSSFMFDDAEHMRAAFADETDDNIYSRFSNPNVQELVDKMCALEGTEAGFATASGMSAVFASFMAFLKAGDHLVACSSIFGSTHTVITKYLTRWGITYSYFDLNRPEELESLIRPETKMIYAETPTNPGLGILDMQQLSSVAKKYGVLLNIDNCFATPALQRPADFGADLITHSATKFIDGQGRVLGGLVLGRKELIKEVYAFCRSTGPSLSPFNAWVLSKSLETLFVRMERHSANALQLAQLLEKHPRVLHTSYPFLESHPQHALARKQMRAGGGVVTFELEGGLEAGRKFLNALQFCSRTANLGDTRTTATHPASTTHAKLTETERLAAGISPGLIRISTGLEHPDDVWNDLQQALDASAI comes from the coding sequence ATGAAGCCCGAAACCAGCGCCATACGCACACAGGTAAACCGCACCGCCGAAAACGAGCATTCGGTACCGCTGTTTCTTACATCGAGTTTTATGTTTGACGATGCCGAGCACATGCGGGCTGCTTTTGCCGACGAAACCGACGATAATATTTACAGCCGGTTTTCGAATCCGAATGTGCAGGAACTTGTGGATAAGATGTGCGCACTGGAAGGAACCGAAGCCGGGTTTGCCACCGCATCAGGCATGAGTGCCGTGTTTGCCTCGTTCATGGCTTTTCTCAAAGCGGGCGATCATCTGGTGGCGTGCAGTTCCATTTTTGGTTCTACACATACAGTAATTACCAAGTACCTGACCCGTTGGGGAATTACCTATTCGTATTTCGATCTAAACCGCCCGGAAGAACTGGAAAGCCTGATCAGACCGGAAACAAAAATGATTTATGCTGAAACGCCCACCAATCCGGGGCTGGGTATTCTGGATATGCAGCAGCTAAGCAGTGTGGCTAAAAAATATGGCGTATTGCTCAATATCGACAATTGCTTTGCCACACCCGCCCTCCAGCGTCCGGCCGATTTTGGAGCCGATCTGATCACCCACTCGGCCACCAAATTTATCGACGGACAGGGGCGCGTGCTGGGCGGACTTGTGCTGGGGCGCAAAGAACTGATTAAAGAAGTGTATGCCTTTTGCCGCAGCACAGGGCCTTCACTTTCGCCGTTTAATGCGTGGGTACTCAGCAAAAGTCTTGAAACACTGTTTGTACGCATGGAACGGCACTCGGCCAATGCCCTGCAACTGGCACAGCTGCTCGAAAAACATCCCCGCGTGCTGCATACCAGCTATCCTTTTCTCGAAAGCCATCCGCAACATGCACTGGCCCGAAAGCAGATGCGCGCCGGCGGCGGCGTGGTAACCTTCGAACTCGAAGGCGGCCTCGAAGCCGGACGAAAGTTCCTCAATGCCCTGCAATTCTGCTCACGCACCGCCAATCTGGGCGATACTCGCACAACCGCCACACATCCGGCCTCCACCACCCACGCCAAACTTACCGAAACAGAACGCCTTGCAGCGGGCATTTCTCCCGGTCTGATTCGAATCTCCACAGGGCTGGAGCACCCGGATGATGTGTGGAACGATCTGCAGCAGGCCCTTGATGCTTCTGCCATATAA
- a CDS encoding OsmC family protein, which translates to MHIELNRLEAPFHFEAVNDTGNTIHFDGSPEIGGQNKGVRPMQSLLMALGGCSGIDVVSILQKQKQEIESFRISIDGQRQKGAEPSLYENIHVVYHLGGPIDPAKAKRAVELSMEKYCSVAKTLEKTATITWEVELNNTRLA; encoded by the coding sequence TTTGAAGCGGTAAATGATACAGGTAATACCATTCACTTCGACGGATCGCCCGAAATTGGCGGACAAAACAAAGGCGTACGGCCCATGCAGTCGCTGCTGATGGCGCTTGGCGGCTGCAGCGGAATCGACGTAGTGTCTATTCTGCAAAAGCAAAAGCAGGAAATCGAAAGCTTCCGTATCAGCATCGACGGCCAGCGGCAGAAGGGTGCCGAGCCTTCGCTGTATGAAAATATACACGTAGTCTATCATCTCGGCGGCCCCATTGACCCGGCAAAGGCCAAACGGGCGGTGGAACTGTCGATGGAGAAATACTGCTCGGTGGCCAAAACACTCGAAAAAACAGCCACCATAACGTGGGAAGTTGAACTGAATAACACACGCCTTGCATGA